The proteins below are encoded in one region of Oncorhynchus kisutch isolate 150728-3 linkage group LG14, Okis_V2, whole genome shotgun sequence:
- the ncdn gene encoding neurochondrin isoform X2, producing the protein MALAMAEGTFIVSSESDSSGEHTGSEEGEGAPLAIDGLSAAQREVLERCLHTLTHAKNDSHTLAALLLITRLCPAGQLDTATLRRIFEAVGLSLPARLLVTAVRGSDASGLPPEELLSLGTALLAALSTDPDMAAHPQLLTTIPLLLGLLADGPKWSPQKQAQHQARQGMEPDQPSQAEDEQSSQSTNTTKEPVQDTAGFKAPSQDATSPTGSEEGTAENGAPTSHSTVKLDEALATDCYQVLNTVCALPRGPDQLLARGAVPALCRALGQKQTLSHEKGLPLLGALLSGKTKERAWSKHPAELLSLLARVSQDFCQATGLTQLDMCALVPQFLPSPGGTPKDTDLTPTMVSLWAALRPMLQAKLTPGQIGPVLVLSACLLDLCGWEPVGPPKFCCLLVNRACVEVRMGLEEPPDTELSPQLQQTLTACYRVMEAAMEQACSSQGVAQQSDAQPQTAITGLSLQQSRQVLRVLEEAFSAVIYHLQQVDPSRYGDPFIFATFRSLCAWLAEETSCLKEEVTALLPFLMGYARSHLQGESHDQGLSNWMSEMSVGDCSQGGAWTGKDAVRYLLPALCHLSAEDAPRKVLLTLDTPGLLVTFLTQGWGDLRGKGGAALARDPSMETACSALLNFTVTEPERVRKDPCFRSLESLLSEALPVLLHKPRLLVLAANLCTLGLMIGRLKPAPKAPVEASQRRFFSAALRFLRGALDSSSGPGPVRVSPAWEEWWEEAGELWRLGLQALGGCVKAQPWIITLVREEGWLNHTLAMLGSCSTLPDPHTQGALEEALCAVALQCPFCRQDISVLLKSSAKGALGSMDSLMKSLTTN; encoded by the exons ATGGCATTAGCAATGGCTGAGGGTACATTTATTGTGAGTTCTGAGAGTGATTCCAGTGGCGAACACACAGGcagtgaggaaggagagggagcgcCACTGGCGATAGATGGCTTGTCTGCTGCCCAGCGCGAGGTTCTGGAGCGCTgtctacacacactcacccacgcCAAAAACGACAGCCACACACTCGCTGCACTCCTCCTG ATTACACGATTGTGTCCAGCAGGCCAGCTTGACACTGCGACACTGCGGCGCATCTTTGAGGCGGTGGGGCTGAGTCTTCCTGCTCGCCTGCTGGTGACTGCGGTCCGGGGGAGTGATGCCTCCGGCTTGCCCCCAGAGGAGCTTCTTTCTCTGGGCACAGCTCTGCTGGCTGCcctcagcacagacccagacatgGCCGCCCACCCACAGCTCCTTACCACCATCCCTCTACTGCTAGGGCTGCTGGCCGATGGGCCCAAATGGAGCCCGCAGAAACAAGCCCAGCACCAGGCTAGACAAGGGATGGAACCAGACCAGCCAAGCCAGGCTGAAGATGAACAGTCATCACAGAGCACGAACACTACCAAGGAGCCTGTCCAGGACACTGCAGGATTCAAAGCACCGTCTCAAGATGCGACGAGCCCTACAGGCTCTGAGGAAGGTACTGCAGAAAATGGAGCTCCAACTTCCCATTCAACAGTCAAACTGGATGAGGCCTTGGCTACAGACTGTTACCAGGTTTTGAATACAGTGTGTGCTTTACCCCGGGGCCCAGATCAGCTCCTGGCCAGGGGTGCCGTCCCAGCTCTTTGTCGGGCCTTGGGGCAGAAACAGACACTGAGCCATGAAAAAGGACTACCCCTTCTTGGTGCCCTGCTCTCAGGCAAAACTAAAGAGAGAGCCTGGAGTAAGCACCCAGCcgaactcctctctctcctggccaGAGTCTCCCAAGACTTCTGCCAAGCCACTGGCCTCACCCAGCTCGATATGTGTGCCCTGGTGCCGCAGTTCCTCCCCTCGCCAGGTGGAACACCAAAGGACACTGACCTAACACCAACTATGGTCAGTCTGTGGGCGGCCCTGAGGCCCATGCTGCAGGCTAAGCTGACCCCAGGTCAAATAGGCCCTGTGTTAGTCCTCTCCGCCTGCCTGTTGGACCTGTGCGGCTGGGAGCCTGTGGGGCCACCTAAGTTCTGTTGCCTGCTGGTGAACCGGGCCTGTGTGGAGGTGAGGATGGGCCTGGAGGAGCCTCCCGATACAGAGCTGAGTCCCCAGCTGCAACAGACACTCACCGCCTGCTACCGCGTCATGGAAGCGGCCATGGAGCAGGCCTGCAGCAGCCAGGGAGTCGCCCAGCAGAGCGATGCCCAGCCACAGACTGCCATCACTGGACTCAGTCTGCAGCAGAGCAGGCAGGTTCTCCGGGTTCTGGAGGAGGCCTTCTCGGCAGTCATCTATCACCTGCAGCAG GTTGATCCGAGTCGTTACGGCGACCCCTTCATTTTCGCCACGTTCCGTTCCCTCTGCGCCTGGCTCGCCGAAGAGACTTCATGTCTCAAGGAGGAAGTGACTGCCCTCTTGCCCTTTCTGATGGGCTACGCCAGAAGCCATCTGCAGGGAGAGAGTCACGACCAGGGTCTTTCCAATTGGATGTCGGAGATGTCTGTAGGTGACTGCTCACAGGGAGGGGCTTGGACAGGCAAAGATGCTGTAAG gtaTCTCCTCCCAGCTCTGTGCCACCTCTCTGCAGAGGACGCCCCAAGAAAGGTGTTGCTCACCCTGGACACCCCAGGTCTCCTGGTGACCTTCCTAACCCAGGGATGGGGTGACCTGCGGGGGAAGGGAGGGGCAGCGTTAGCCCGGGACCCCAGTATGGAGACAGCCTGCTCGGCCCTGCTCAACTTCACTGTCACGGAGCCGGAGCGAGTCAG AAAGGACCCTTGTTTCAGAAGCCTTGAGTCACTGTTGAGTGAAGCACTTCCTGTTCTCCTGCACAAACCCCGCCTCTTGGTCCTGGCTGCCAATCTTTGTACTCTGGGGCTCATGATTGGCAGGCTTAAACCAGCTCCTAAAG CTCCGGTTGAAGCAAGCCAGAGGCGGTTCTTCTCCGCAGCCCTGCGGTTCCTCCGTGGTGCCCTGGACTCCAGCTCGGGCCCGGGCCCAGTTAGGGTGAGCCCTGCCTGGGAGGAGTGGTGGGAGGAGGCTGGGGAGCTGTGGAGGCTGGGTCTGCAGGCCCTGGGAGGTTGTGTGAAGGCCCAGCCCTGGATCATCACCCTGGTCAGGGAGGAGGGTTGGCTCAACCACACCCTCGCCATGCTGGGCTCCTGTAGCACCCTGCCTGACCCCCACACCCAGGGGGCACTAGAGGAGGCCCTCTGCGCAGTGGCACTCCAGTGCCCGTTCTGTCGACAGGATATCAGTGTCCTCCTGAAGAGCAGTGCCAAGGGAGCCTTGGGTAGCATGGACAGTCTGATGAAATCCCTTACCACAAACTGA
- the ncdn gene encoding neurochondrin isoform X1 yields MMALAMAEGTFIVSSESDSSGEHTGSEEGEGAPLAIDGLSAAQREVLERCLHTLTHAKNDSHTLAALLLITRLCPAGQLDTATLRRIFEAVGLSLPARLLVTAVRGSDASGLPPEELLSLGTALLAALSTDPDMAAHPQLLTTIPLLLGLLADGPKWSPQKQAQHQARQGMEPDQPSQAEDEQSSQSTNTTKEPVQDTAGFKAPSQDATSPTGSEEGTAENGAPTSHSTVKLDEALATDCYQVLNTVCALPRGPDQLLARGAVPALCRALGQKQTLSHEKGLPLLGALLSGKTKERAWSKHPAELLSLLARVSQDFCQATGLTQLDMCALVPQFLPSPGGTPKDTDLTPTMVSLWAALRPMLQAKLTPGQIGPVLVLSACLLDLCGWEPVGPPKFCCLLVNRACVEVRMGLEEPPDTELSPQLQQTLTACYRVMEAAMEQACSSQGVAQQSDAQPQTAITGLSLQQSRQVLRVLEEAFSAVIYHLQQVDPSRYGDPFIFATFRSLCAWLAEETSCLKEEVTALLPFLMGYARSHLQGESHDQGLSNWMSEMSVGDCSQGGAWTGKDAVRYLLPALCHLSAEDAPRKVLLTLDTPGLLVTFLTQGWGDLRGKGGAALARDPSMETACSALLNFTVTEPERVRKDPCFRSLESLLSEALPVLLHKPRLLVLAANLCTLGLMIGRLKPAPKAPVEASQRRFFSAALRFLRGALDSSSGPGPVRVSPAWEEWWEEAGELWRLGLQALGGCVKAQPWIITLVREEGWLNHTLAMLGSCSTLPDPHTQGALEEALCAVALQCPFCRQDISVLLKSSAKGALGSMDSLMKSLTTN; encoded by the exons AT GATGGCATTAGCAATGGCTGAGGGTACATTTATTGTGAGTTCTGAGAGTGATTCCAGTGGCGAACACACAGGcagtgaggaaggagagggagcgcCACTGGCGATAGATGGCTTGTCTGCTGCCCAGCGCGAGGTTCTGGAGCGCTgtctacacacactcacccacgcCAAAAACGACAGCCACACACTCGCTGCACTCCTCCTG ATTACACGATTGTGTCCAGCAGGCCAGCTTGACACTGCGACACTGCGGCGCATCTTTGAGGCGGTGGGGCTGAGTCTTCCTGCTCGCCTGCTGGTGACTGCGGTCCGGGGGAGTGATGCCTCCGGCTTGCCCCCAGAGGAGCTTCTTTCTCTGGGCACAGCTCTGCTGGCTGCcctcagcacagacccagacatgGCCGCCCACCCACAGCTCCTTACCACCATCCCTCTACTGCTAGGGCTGCTGGCCGATGGGCCCAAATGGAGCCCGCAGAAACAAGCCCAGCACCAGGCTAGACAAGGGATGGAACCAGACCAGCCAAGCCAGGCTGAAGATGAACAGTCATCACAGAGCACGAACACTACCAAGGAGCCTGTCCAGGACACTGCAGGATTCAAAGCACCGTCTCAAGATGCGACGAGCCCTACAGGCTCTGAGGAAGGTACTGCAGAAAATGGAGCTCCAACTTCCCATTCAACAGTCAAACTGGATGAGGCCTTGGCTACAGACTGTTACCAGGTTTTGAATACAGTGTGTGCTTTACCCCGGGGCCCAGATCAGCTCCTGGCCAGGGGTGCCGTCCCAGCTCTTTGTCGGGCCTTGGGGCAGAAACAGACACTGAGCCATGAAAAAGGACTACCCCTTCTTGGTGCCCTGCTCTCAGGCAAAACTAAAGAGAGAGCCTGGAGTAAGCACCCAGCcgaactcctctctctcctggccaGAGTCTCCCAAGACTTCTGCCAAGCCACTGGCCTCACCCAGCTCGATATGTGTGCCCTGGTGCCGCAGTTCCTCCCCTCGCCAGGTGGAACACCAAAGGACACTGACCTAACACCAACTATGGTCAGTCTGTGGGCGGCCCTGAGGCCCATGCTGCAGGCTAAGCTGACCCCAGGTCAAATAGGCCCTGTGTTAGTCCTCTCCGCCTGCCTGTTGGACCTGTGCGGCTGGGAGCCTGTGGGGCCACCTAAGTTCTGTTGCCTGCTGGTGAACCGGGCCTGTGTGGAGGTGAGGATGGGCCTGGAGGAGCCTCCCGATACAGAGCTGAGTCCCCAGCTGCAACAGACACTCACCGCCTGCTACCGCGTCATGGAAGCGGCCATGGAGCAGGCCTGCAGCAGCCAGGGAGTCGCCCAGCAGAGCGATGCCCAGCCACAGACTGCCATCACTGGACTCAGTCTGCAGCAGAGCAGGCAGGTTCTCCGGGTTCTGGAGGAGGCCTTCTCGGCAGTCATCTATCACCTGCAGCAG GTTGATCCGAGTCGTTACGGCGACCCCTTCATTTTCGCCACGTTCCGTTCCCTCTGCGCCTGGCTCGCCGAAGAGACTTCATGTCTCAAGGAGGAAGTGACTGCCCTCTTGCCCTTTCTGATGGGCTACGCCAGAAGCCATCTGCAGGGAGAGAGTCACGACCAGGGTCTTTCCAATTGGATGTCGGAGATGTCTGTAGGTGACTGCTCACAGGGAGGGGCTTGGACAGGCAAAGATGCTGTAAG gtaTCTCCTCCCAGCTCTGTGCCACCTCTCTGCAGAGGACGCCCCAAGAAAGGTGTTGCTCACCCTGGACACCCCAGGTCTCCTGGTGACCTTCCTAACCCAGGGATGGGGTGACCTGCGGGGGAAGGGAGGGGCAGCGTTAGCCCGGGACCCCAGTATGGAGACAGCCTGCTCGGCCCTGCTCAACTTCACTGTCACGGAGCCGGAGCGAGTCAG AAAGGACCCTTGTTTCAGAAGCCTTGAGTCACTGTTGAGTGAAGCACTTCCTGTTCTCCTGCACAAACCCCGCCTCTTGGTCCTGGCTGCCAATCTTTGTACTCTGGGGCTCATGATTGGCAGGCTTAAACCAGCTCCTAAAG CTCCGGTTGAAGCAAGCCAGAGGCGGTTCTTCTCCGCAGCCCTGCGGTTCCTCCGTGGTGCCCTGGACTCCAGCTCGGGCCCGGGCCCAGTTAGGGTGAGCCCTGCCTGGGAGGAGTGGTGGGAGGAGGCTGGGGAGCTGTGGAGGCTGGGTCTGCAGGCCCTGGGAGGTTGTGTGAAGGCCCAGCCCTGGATCATCACCCTGGTCAGGGAGGAGGGTTGGCTCAACCACACCCTCGCCATGCTGGGCTCCTGTAGCACCCTGCCTGACCCCCACACCCAGGGGGCACTAGAGGAGGCCCTCTGCGCAGTGGCACTCCAGTGCCCGTTCTGTCGACAGGATATCAGTGTCCTCCTGAAGAGCAGTGCCAAGGGAGCCTTGGGTAGCATGGACAGTCTGATGAAATCCCTTACCACAAACTGA